A genomic stretch from Lathyrus oleraceus cultivar Zhongwan6 chromosome 2, CAAS_Psat_ZW6_1.0, whole genome shotgun sequence includes:
- the LOC127122334 gene encoding uncharacterized protein LOC127122334 → MACTDTQKVLFGPHMLYEEVKNWWENTRQRLEVVGIAITSSNFKNEFLDKYFPADVCNHMEIEFLELKQGNMYVANYAAMFEKLSRYCPHYNGVGAEGSKCVKFESGLCPEIKQFIGYQEISCFLVLINKCKIYDEDIEQDLLTITM, encoded by the coding sequence ATGGCGTGTACCGATACTCAGAAAGTGTTGTTTGGACCTCATATGTTGTATGAAGAAGTTAAGAATTGGTGGGAGAATACCCGCCAAAGATTGGAAGTTGTTGGAATTGCTATTACTTCGAGTAATTTTAAGAATGAGTTTTTGGACAAGTATTTTCCAGCTGATGTTTGCAACCATATGGAGATTGAATTCTTGGAgctgaagcagggtaacatgtaTGTGGCTAACTATGCAGCCATGTTCGAGAAGCTATCCAGGTATTGTCCTCACTATAATGGTGTAGGTGCTGAAGGttccaagtgtgtgaagtttgaaaGTGGTTTGTGTCCAGAGATCAAGCAATTTATAGGATATCAGGAAATTAGCTGCTTCTTAGTGCTGATTAACAAGTGCAAGATTTATGATGAAGACATAGAGCAAGATCTACTCACTATAACAATGTGA